TTTCACAAAAAAGACCGTCTCTTTCGGGTTTAAATGTCCTGTAATTAATCGTCTCCGGCTTTCTAACCTCACCATAACTCCAAGAATGAATAATTTCCGGTGAAGCAAGTGAAATTTTAATCTTGTCAAAATCAGCATAATTTAATTGAGGCACTGATTTTCTTTTTGCTTTGACTAACTTTAACTGTTTTTTATCAAAAAATTTCGCCATAATAAATCCTATTCTCTCATTACCTTATTATTTTTTCAACAATTCCATATTCAAACATAAAGATTGAAGTTCTTTTACCAAAACCTTAAATGATTCCGGCACCCCCATTTGTGTTATTGGCTTGCCATTTATTATTGCTTCATATGTTTTAGTCCTGCCGACGACATCGTCACTTTTTATTGTCAAAAACTCCTGTAAAGTATATGCTGCACCATAACCTTCGATAGCCCATATTTCCATTTCTCCCATTCTCTGACCGCCAAACTGTGCTTTACCGCCTAACGGCTGTCGGGTTATAAGTGAATACGGGCCTGTAGAACGAGCATGCATTTTATCGTCAACCAGATGCGCCAGTTTCATAATATACATATGTCCTATTGTAATCTTCTCAGTAAAAGGAATACCTGTTCTGCCGTCATAAAGAGTAGTACGGCAACTATCATCCGGTAAATATTTTTCTTTTACCCCTTTAGAAATCAAGTGTTTTTTTGCAAGTGAGATCTGTTCTTTAACTTCGTCCTCTGTTGCGCTGTCAAATACCGGACAAATCATCTGGGCCGATATCATTATCCCTGCCCAACCTAGCATCATTTCAAGGATTTGGCCGACGTTCATTCGGGAAGGAACAGAGAGAGGAGAAATAACTGCATCAACCGGTGTACCATCCGGAAGGTAAGGCATATCTTCCACGGGAAGAATCTTCGCAACTACCCCTTTGTTACCATGACGTCCGGAAATCTTATCGCCAACCTGAAGTTTTCTTATCATTGCTATGTAAACTTTTACTATTTTATTTACGCTTATAGGAAGTTCATCACCGGTTTTGATTGATTCCTTTTCGAATTTCTCTGCTTTTTTAACTTCCACCTGGCGCTTCTTGAATAAATCTTTAGCTTTGTTTATCTCAATCTTTTTATCATTCGCTTTTAATTTTGAAGAATTAATTGCTTTTACACTTTCCTGTAAAACGTTCTTAGCGTTTTCTAATTCAGTTTTATATTTTTCTTCAATTTCATTAACCCGCTTTTTAGTTTCTTCTTTAGTAAGTTTTTCCTTCCTTGTAAAAATTTTAACATCGCTTACTTTGCCATATGCGCCAGGCGGCACACGTAATGAAGCATCTTTAACATCTTCCGCCTTCTTACCAAAAATTACCCGTAATAGACGTTCTTCAGGAGTTGTTTGTTGATCACCTTTAGGAGCAACTTTACCAACAAGTATATCACCCGGCTCCACAATACTGCCAACTGAAATTATACCGTCATCACCCAGATTTAACAATGCATCCTTTGATACATTAGGTATATCCTTAGTTATTTCTTCAGGACCCATTTTTGTATCTCTTGCTTCAACTATAAATTCCTGGATATGAACTGAAGTAAACATATCTTCTTTAACCAATTTTTCAGATACTAAAATTGCATCTTCGTAGTTATAACCTTCCCAGGACATAAAAGCAACCAAAACATTCCTGCCAAGTGCAAGCGATCCACTCTTTGTAGATGCGCCATCAGCAATCGCTTGACCCTTTTTAACCGTATCGCCTTTTCTTACAATAGGCATTTGATTAACGCAAGTATCTTGATTTGAACGTTCAAATTTTCTTAATTTATAAACATCTATTTCCTGAGTTTCTTTATCCTGAATTGCTATCTGTCTCGAATCAACGCTTAACACTTGTCCATTTCTTTTGCAAACTACAATTGCTCCGGAATCACTTGCAATTTTATCCTCTATCCCTGTTGCGACTACCGGCTGTTCGGTTATCAATAGCGGAACTGCCTGTCTCATCATATTTGAACCCATCAAAGCACGATTTGCATCATCATGTTCAAGAAAAGGTATAAGTGCAGCAGAAGTTGAAACGACCTGCAAAGGAGAAATATCCATATAATCAAGTTCAGAAGGATTGACAAAAATAAAATCACTTGCATGCCTGGCAGAAACGGAATTTGTTGTGAATTTTCCGGTTTTATCAACAGGAGAATTTGCCTGGGCAATTATGAAATCATCATCTTTATCCGCAGTTAGATATTCAATTTTATCAGTAACTCTACCTTTTTCTACTTTTCTATAAGGAGTCTCTAAAAGTCCATATTCATTCACTTTCGCATAACAGGCTATTGATGTTATTAAACCGATATTAGGACCTTCAGGTGTTTCAATGGGACAAATTCTCCCATAATGCGAATGATGGATATCACGGACTTCAAACCCGGCTCTTTTTCTATGAAGACCACCAGGACCAAGTGCTGAAAGTCGCCTTTTGTGGGTAAGTTCAGCTAATGGATTTATCTGGTCCATAAATTGCGATAACTGGCCGGTGCCAAAAAATTTCCTTACAATTCCTATTACAGGTTGAGTATTTAATATAGTACGGGGAGTAATCTGAGAACGGTCCTGCATATTCATTTTTTCACGGGTTAAACGAACCATATGGGCAAGCCCTATCCTCATTTGATTTTCCAAAAGCTCACCAACTGCCCTTATTCTACGGTTACCCAAATGATCTATATCATCAGTACTTCTATTTTCAATGCCATTGTTCAAATCCAAAACATATTTAACAACCGATACTATATCTTCAACAGTAAGTGTTTTTTTTGTTTCTTTTGGCATTTCATATTTTAATTCATCAAAAATTACTTTAAGTTTCTTATTTAATTTATATCTTCCTACTTTTGATAAATCATATTTTTTAGGATTTTTCAATAAAAGATTTTCAAAATAATTTACTGCCTGATCATCACTAATAAATTCCATCGCACGAATCTTTCTGTAAATATCCATTATTGCTTCTTGCTTAGTTTTATTTTTATCCTGCAAAAGCGTTTCATGAATTGTCATGTCTTTTACAAAGGTGTCTTCATCTATGCAAATATTTGTTATGATAACCGGTAGTGTTTTAATTTTCCCCGCCTGATGCAATTTACCCAGAAATTCTTCAGTTATTCTCTTGTTTGCTTCTACTAAAATTTCACCGGTTTTCGTATCTACGATATCTTCAGCAACAATACGTCCTATTGCTTTTTCGTCAAGTGATATAGTTTCCTTTTTATAAAATATTTTTA
This sequence is a window from Elusimicrobiota bacterium. Protein-coding genes within it:
- the rpoB gene encoding DNA-directed RNA polymerase subunit beta; this encodes MKRVSFAKISAVIDLPDLIDVQKKSFRDFLQSDVELEKRKLTGLQSVFFDIFPITSSNGEFFLEFVSYEIGKPKFTEEEALLTDSSYTAPLKATFRLLSKQEKGAPKEISQQDVYICDLPLMTRNASYIINGVERIVVTQMHRSPGVIFEEDEETKISTYGKHLYFAKIIPYRGAWVEFEFDDKNILWVRIDKKRKFLATTLLRACGIEKDSELLKIFYKKETISLDEKAIGRIVAEDIVDTKTGEILVEANKRITEEFLGKLHQAGKIKTLPVIITNICIDEDTFVKDMTIHETLLQDKNKTKQEAIMDIYRKIRAMEFISDDQAVNYFENLLLKNPKKYDLSKVGRYKLNKKLKVIFDELKYEMPKETKKTLTVEDIVSVVKYVLDLNNGIENRSTDDIDHLGNRRIRAVGELLENQMRIGLAHMVRLTREKMNMQDRSQITPRTILNTQPVIGIVRKFFGTGQLSQFMDQINPLAELTHKRRLSALGPGGLHRKRAGFEVRDIHHSHYGRICPIETPEGPNIGLITSIACYAKVNEYGLLETPYRKVEKGRVTDKIEYLTADKDDDFIIAQANSPVDKTGKFTTNSVSARHASDFIFVNPSELDYMDISPLQVVSTSAALIPFLEHDDANRALMGSNMMRQAVPLLITEQPVVATGIEDKIASDSGAIVVCKRNGQVLSVDSRQIAIQDKETQEIDVYKLRKFERSNQDTCVNQMPIVRKGDTVKKGQAIADGASTKSGSLALGRNVLVAFMSWEGYNYEDAILVSEKLVKEDMFTSVHIQEFIVEARDTKMGPEEITKDIPNVSKDALLNLGDDGIISVGSIVEPGDILVGKVAPKGDQQTTPEERLLRVIFGKKAEDVKDASLRVPPGAYGKVSDVKIFTRKEKLTKEETKKRVNEIEEKYKTELENAKNVLQESVKAINSSKLKANDKKIEINKAKDLFKKRQVEVKKAEKFEKESIKTGDELPISVNKIVKVYIAMIRKLQVGDKISGRHGNKGVVAKILPVEDMPYLPDGTPVDAVISPLSVPSRMNVGQILEMMLGWAGIMISAQMICPVFDSATEDEVKEQISLAKKHLISKGVKEKYLPDDSCRTTLYDGRTGIPFTEKITIGHMYIMKLAHLVDDKMHARSTGPYSLITRQPLGGKAQFGGQRMGEMEIWAIEGYGAAYTLQEFLTIKSDDVVGRTKTYEAIINGKPITQMGVPESFKVLVKELQSLCLNMELLKK